The nucleotide window GCGTTCCTGCAGTTTTTCGCGGTCGTAGTCGGAAGTAGTTACTTCGATCTGCGCTTTGATCTGACCGATACGGCCCTGGATGTCTTTTTTCTGACCTTTACCACCTACAACGGTAGTGTTGTCTTTATCGATAGTGATGGATTCTGCTTTACCCAGGTAAGTGAGGTCAGCATTTTCCAGTTTGTAACCTTGTTCTTCGCTGATAACGATACCACCGGTGAGGGTAGCGATATCCTGCAGCATGTCTTTTCTTCTGTCGCCGAAGCCAGGAGCTTTAACTGCAGCTACTTTCAGGGTACCACGCAGTTTGTTTACCACCAGGGTAGCCAGTGCTTCACCTTCCAGATCTTCGGAGATGATTACCAGTGGAGCGCCCTGTTGAGCAACTTTTTCCAGGATGTGCAGGATGTCCTTCATGGTGCTGATCTTTTTATCGTAGATCAGGATGTAAGGGTTCTGCAGTTCAGCCTGCATTTTTTCGCTATTGGTGATGAAGTATGGAGACAGGTAACCGCGGTCGAACTGCATACCTTCTACTACTTCAACAGTAGTGTCGGTACCTTTAGCTTCTTCTACAGTGATAACGCCGTCTTTGGTAACTTTTTTCATTGCTTCAGCAATCAGTTTACCGATTTCGGAGTCATTGTTGGCAGAGATGGAAGCAACCTGTTCGATTTTTTTGTTGTCGTTACCAACTTTTTCAGATTGTTTTTTCAGGTTTTCGATAACGGCTTTAACCGCTTTATCGATACCGCGTTTCAGGTCCATTGGGTTTGCACCTGCAGCTACGTTTTTCAGACCTTCGCCAATGATAGCCTGAGCCAGAACGGTAGCAGTAGTAGTACCGTCACCTGCCAGGTCAGCAGTTTTGGAAGCTACTTCTTTTACCATCTGGGCGCCCATGTTTTCGATAGGATCTTCCAGTTCGATTTCTTTAGCAACGGTTACACCATCTTTAGTGACACCAGGAGCACCGAATTTTTTCTCGATAACAACGTTACGGCCTTTAGGTCCGAGGGTTACTTTTACCGCGTCAGCCAGGGTATCCACACCCTTTTTCATTCTGTTGCGGGCATCTATATTGAAGAATAATTGTTTTGCCATAATTCTTAGCGTATTTTAAAAATTTTGTTTACGATAACAACCTACTGTAATTAAACGATTGCCAGGATATCAGACTCTCTCATGATCAGGAAGTCTTCGCCGTCGATAGGCAGTTCCTGTCCGGAGTATTTACCATACAGTACAGTATCACCTACTTTAACAGTGATCGGCTCATCTTTTTTACCAGGACCGGCGGCCACCACGGTGCCTCTTACAGGTTTTTCTTTTGCAGTATCCGGGATAATGATACCACCTGCGGTTTTCTCTTCTGCGGCTGCAGGTTTAACAATTACCCTGTCAGCTAAAGGTTTAATACTTAATTTCTTAGCCATAGTAGTTTTTATTTAAAGAAAGTAGTTGATTTTAGAATGCTGTTCGCCCACGAGAATTATGCCAATAGGCGTTTATCGTCAAATTTGGCAGATTGCGAATGTACTGCAGGCTTTTATTACTGACAAATCATGACAAGCAACAGGAAAAAATGACAGTTCATTTAAATATTTGAAAATTTCATTATCTAATTATGACAGG belongs to Chitinophaga sp. HK235 and includes:
- the groES gene encoding co-chaperone GroES, whose amino-acid sequence is MAKKLSIKPLADRVIVKPAAAEEKTAGGIIIPDTAKEKPVRGTVVAAGPGKKDEPITVKVGDTVLYGKYSGQELPIDGEDFLIMRESDILAIV
- the groL gene encoding chaperonin GroEL (60 kDa chaperone family; promotes refolding of misfolded polypeptides especially under stressful conditions; forms two stacked rings of heptamers to form a barrel-shaped 14mer; ends can be capped by GroES; misfolded proteins enter the barrel where they are refolded when GroES binds), with protein sequence MAKQLFFNIDARNRMKKGVDTLADAVKVTLGPKGRNVVIEKKFGAPGVTKDGVTVAKEIELEDPIENMGAQMVKEVASKTADLAGDGTTTATVLAQAIIGEGLKNVAAGANPMDLKRGIDKAVKAVIENLKKQSEKVGNDNKKIEQVASISANNDSEIGKLIAEAMKKVTKDGVITVEEAKGTDTTVEVVEGMQFDRGYLSPYFITNSEKMQAELQNPYILIYDKKISTMKDILHILEKVAQQGAPLVIISEDLEGEALATLVVNKLRGTLKVAAVKAPGFGDRRKDMLQDIATLTGGIVISEEQGYKLENADLTYLGKAESITIDKDNTTVVGGKGQKKDIQGRIGQIKAQIEVTTSDYDREKLQERLAKLSGGVAVLYVGAATEVEMKEKKDRVDDALHATRAAVEEGIVPGGGVAYIRAIESLEKLKGENDDEQTGIQIVKRAVEEPLRQITANAGIEGSIVVQKVKEGKGDFGFNARTEVYEKMLAAGVIDPTKVSRIALENAASIAGMLLTTECVIADKPEPKSAAPAMPGGGHGMGMDY